A window of the Pyrodictium abyssi genome harbors these coding sequences:
- the dcd gene encoding dCTP deaminase, whose protein sequence is MILSDRDIAWYIEKGLLRIEPLMNDTIRENGVDLRLAEEFCRFNPEAPELDTARGFDEETYYICTRVSPEEGYVIRPYEHVLATTAETVCLPDDLVGLVNVRSTYARLGLFVPPTVIDAGFCGQVTIEIIGSAYPIRVYPGQRFLHVVFIKTTSPVANPYRGKYQGQRGVTLPKPD, encoded by the coding sequence GTGATCCTGTCTGACCGCGATATAGCCTGGTATATAGAGAAGGGGCTGCTCCGCATCGAGCCGCTGATGAACGACACGATAAGGGAGAACGGTGTGGATCTCCGGCTGGCGGAGGAGTTCTGCCGGTTCAACCCCGAGGCGCCGGAGCTCGACACGGCTCGGGGCTTCGACGAGGAGACCTACTACATCTGCACCCGCGTCTCCCCCGAGGAGGGCTACGTGATAAGGCCCTACGAGCACGTCCTAGCCACGACCGCCGAGACCGTCTGCCTCCCCGACGACCTGGTAGGCCTCGTTAACGTGCGGAGCACCTACGCCAGGCTCGGGCTCTTCGTGCCCCCGACGGTGATAGACGCGGGGTTCTGCGGCCAGGTAACCATCGAGATAATCGGCTCCGCCTACCCGATACGCGTCTACCCCGGCCAGCGCTTCCTCCACGTAGTGTTCATCAAGACCACGAGCCCCGTAGCCAACCCCTACCGGGGCAAGTACCAGGGCCAGCGCGGCGTAACCTTACCCAAACCAGACTAG
- a CDS encoding PaREP1 family protein: MERGDVRQAAGKAWGAAALAVKAYAWWRGGKRLTSHRELWMYKRVLEKELGEWVSDAWAAGNEMHTCFYEGWCAEKDVEKALERIKRLVEEVKARVSGEKACNNTAQNTRQEP; this comes from the coding sequence CTGGAGAGGGGCGACGTGAGGCAGGCTGCCGGGAAGGCTTGGGGCGCTGCTGCGCTGGCCGTGAAGGCCTACGCGTGGTGGAGGGGCGGCAAGAGGCTCACCAGCCACCGGGAGCTATGGATGTACAAGAGGGTGCTCGAAAAAGAGCTAGGAGAATGGGTCAGCGACGCCTGGGCCGCGGGCAACGAGATGCACACCTGCTTCTACGAAGGCTGGTGCGCCGAAAAGGACGTGGAGAAGGCCCTAGAGAGGATCAAGAGACTAGTCGAGGAGGTCAAGGCCCGCGTCAGCGGAGAGAAAGCATGCAACAACACGGCGCAGAATACCCGGCAAGAGCCATAA
- a CDS encoding AbrB/MazE/SpoVT family DNA-binding domain-containing protein, translated as MLRVRVGRRGTIVLPKRVREQLGIEEGTTLELEVDGDKIVLRPPP; from the coding sequence ATGCTCCGGGTACGAGTAGGCAGGAGAGGCACAATCGTCCTCCCGAAGAGGGTGCGGGAGCAGCTAGGCATAGAGGAGGGCACGACCCTGGAGCTAGAGGTAGACGGTGACAAGATAGTGCTCCGCCCACCGCCCTGA
- a CDS encoding C-GCAxxG-C-C family protein → MQRRAFIKRMAATLGGFILLSRLPLSSADNGHENAAPPHLPWPYTRLDPEETRKLGHLGYYLFECAGGAFWSIAVQLREKIGYPWTLLPIPSREEAMEAVREGKHLHSLFQYGYGGAVGWGTLCGALNGSLAIIQMVVGEHKHWDALGKKLMRWYESTPLPSDKSNEYAVKGMMYVPKEKMKSTKWLPSNISGSTLCHVSVGKWCEISGYASGSKERSERCGRLTGDVAAMTVQLLNTYFEKGLSAALALAADVRLSPTTASCRVCHYKGKDYEAGQFTRGYLACESCHRDMRPHAHTFVSLGGGHGEAGLKGPSWARDLAIAGLGAAAAAGVAAGVLAGSGSREDRGEEEKEG, encoded by the coding sequence ATGCAGAGACGGGCATTCATTAAGAGGATGGCGGCTACGCTAGGAGGCTTCATCCTCCTATCAAGACTGCCCCTCTCTTCTGCAGACAATGGCCACGAGAATGCGGCGCCTCCTCACCTCCCCTGGCCGTACACTAGGCTCGACCCAGAGGAGACGAGAAAGCTTGGCCATCTTGGATACTACTTGTTCGAGTGCGCAGGCGGTGCCTTCTGGTCTATAGCTGTGCAGCTTCGAGAAAAGATAGGCTATCCCTGGACGCTCCTGCCTATACCGAGCAGAGAGGAGGCTATGGAAGCGGTTAGGGAGGGAAAGCACCTGCATAGCTTGTTCCAGTACGGGTACGGTGGTGCTGTGGGCTGGGGTACACTGTGTGGAGCGCTTAACGGCTCGCTAGCAATAATCCAGATGGTCGTCGGTGAACATAAGCACTGGGATGCACTGGGCAAGAAGCTCATGAGGTGGTACGAGTCTACGCCTCTGCCCTCAGATAAGAGCAACGAGTACGCGGTAAAGGGAATGATGTACGTACCTAAGGAGAAAATGAAGTCTACAAAATGGCTTCCCAGCAACATTAGCGGCTCAACGCTCTGCCACGTGTCTGTTGGAAAGTGGTGCGAGATATCGGGCTACGCGAGCGGCTCCAAGGAGCGTAGCGAGCGCTGCGGCAGGCTCACGGGGGACGTTGCAGCCATGACTGTTCAGCTCTTAAACACCTACTTTGAGAAGGGTCTCTCAGCTGCTTTAGCCCTAGCTGCTGATGTGAGGCTATCGCCTACCACTGCTAGCTGCCGTGTCTGCCACTACAAGGGCAAGGACTACGAGGCTGGGCAGTTCACACGCGGGTACCTCGCGTGTGAGAGCTGCCACAGAGACATGAGGCCCCACGCCCACACGTTTGTCAGCCTCGGTGGAGGGCATGGCGAGGCCGGGCTCAAGGGGCCTAGCTGGGCTAGAGACCTAGCCATAGCGGGCCTCGGCGCCGCTGCAGCGGCTGGCGTGGCGGCGGGAGTGCTCGCGGGCTCCGGCTCCCGGGAGGACCGCGGAGAGGAGGAGAAGGAGGGCTGA